From a region of the Pleuronectes platessa chromosome 22, fPlePla1.1, whole genome shotgun sequence genome:
- the LOC128429129 gene encoding prolactin, with amino-acid sequence MSGNIRSVSVVWVLLLCLVLCRTLTSTDAAPLCTNAQAGCHALSLANLFDRVIQHSARMHGISNDLHSEFEQYFLPSKNQIGRVGRNCHTSTILTPNGKENAQRMAREELTEVIRKLLVAWRDPLWHFHQSMAHHRDFTNFSSNKALEMSDMVHELRRGVEKVAEKMQMLGMMSDSVSSQASPEALLPADSSEWRLMKDYDLLYCFRRDSNKVQNYLKILKCRIVPEHGC; translated from the exons ATGTCTGGAAACATCAGATCAG tgTCTGTGGTGTGGGTGCTCTTGCTCTGTCTGGTACTCTGCAGGACACTGACCAGCACAGACGCAGCACCTCTCTGCACCAATGCCCAGGCTGGGTGCCATGCTCTCTCACTGGCCAACCTGTTTGACCGGGTCATCCAACACTCAGCCAGGATGCACGGCATTTCAAACGACCTTCACTCAGAGTTT GAGCAATACTTCCTGCCCAGCAAGAATCAGATCGGCCGGGTCGGTCGCAACTGTCACACTTCGACCATCCTCACGCCAAACGGCAAGGAGAACGCTCAGAGAATGGCG agagaggagctgacCGAGGTGATTCGGAAGCTCCTGGTGGCGTGGAGAGATCCCCTGTGGCATTTCCACCAGAGCATGGCTCACCACCGCGACTTCACCAACTTCAGCTCCAACAAAGCCCTGGAGATGAGCGACATGGTGCACGAGCTGCGCAGAGGCGTAGAGAAGGTGGCCGAGAAG ATGCAGATGCTGGGCATGATGAGCGACTCTGTGAGCAGCCAGGCTTCTCCCGAGGCGCTGCTGCCGGCTGACAGCTCTGAGTGGCGCCTGATGAAAGACTACGACCTCCTGTACTGCTTCCGCCGAGACTCGAACAAGGTCCAGAACTACTTGAAGATCCTGAAGTGTCGCATTGTTCCGGAGCACGGATGCTGA